From the Ruminiclostridium josui JCM 17888 genome, one window contains:
- a CDS encoding DNA-3-methyladenine glycosylase I has product MSACLWPGNNPIMQQYHDNEWCRPSYDDSYIFEMLTLEGAQSGLSWSIILSKREEYRKAFRNFDIRYCSTLSDEELENIKNEYNVIKNPLKLKSVRSNALAVLKIQTEFGSFSDFLWRYADYRPQINIWNSEEQIPAKNLLSEKISKDLKKRNFKFVGPIIIYSFMQAIGMVDDHIRSCPYHTINR; this is encoded by the coding sequence ATGAGTGCTTGTTTATGGCCCGGCAATAATCCTATTATGCAGCAATATCACGATAACGAATGGTGCAGACCTAGTTATGACGATTCATATATATTTGAAATGCTTACTTTAGAAGGGGCTCAAAGCGGATTATCCTGGAGTATTATACTATCGAAAAGAGAAGAATATAGAAAGGCTTTTAGGAATTTTGATATTAGGTATTGTTCAACTCTAAGCGATGAAGAACTGGAAAATATCAAAAATGAATATAACGTTATTAAAAATCCTTTGAAATTAAAGTCTGTCAGAAGCAATGCCTTGGCAGTTCTAAAAATACAAACAGAATTCGGAAGCTTTTCAGATTTCTTATGGCGTTACGCTGATTATCGCCCTCAAATAAATATTTGGAATTCTGAAGAACAAATTCCTGCAAAAAATCTCCTTTCAGAGAAAATTAGCAAGGATTTGAAAAAGAGAAATTTCAAATTTGTTGGGCCTATTATAATTTATTCATTCATGCAGGCAATCGGCATGGTAGACGACCATATAAGATCATGTCCGTATCATACAATAAACCGATAA
- the metG gene encoding methionine--tRNA ligase, translated as MSKKPYYLTTAIAYTSSKPHIGNTFEIVLADSFARFKRMQGYDVRFQTGTDEHGQKIELKAKEAGISPKEYVDNFAEEIKRICDLMNTTYDKFIRTTDEYHEKQVQKIFKKLYEQGDIYKGHYEGMYCTPCEAFFTPSQLVDGKCPDCGRECHPAKEEAYFLKLSKYADRLIQHINEHPEFIQPESRKNEMMNNFLLPGLQDLCVSRTSFKWGIPVDFDDKHVVYVWLDALSNYITGLGFDVDGNNDELFNKYWPADLHLIGKDILRFHTIYWPIMLMAMDIPLPKQVFGHPWLLMGSGKMSKSKGNVIYADELVDIFGVDAVRYYVLHEMPFDNDGIISWDLVTERINSDLANVLGNLVNRVIAMSNKYFSGVVNNSNVREEIDNELIELTLKTPEIVVEKMDKLRVADALSEIFSLFKRCNKYIDETMPWILAKDEDKKPRLETVLYNLVESIATGASLLEAFMPETAQKIVAQLNTSIRPLEDMKVFGQYKSGTKVTENPEILFLRLDIKDILEKVGQKEEPETTPAPVADDKNENIIEIEPKEEITYDDFTKMQFQIGEIVECAEVPKSKKLLCSQVKIGGQIRQIVSGIKKHYTPEQMVGKKVMVLVNLKPVKLAGVLSEGMLLCAEDENGELALMVPEKPMPSGAEIR; from the coding sequence ATGTCAAAAAAACCTTATTATTTGACTACGGCTATTGCGTACACATCCAGTAAACCTCACATAGGTAATACTTTTGAAATAGTATTAGCTGATAGCTTCGCAAGATTTAAAAGAATGCAGGGGTACGATGTACGTTTTCAGACAGGAACTGATGAGCATGGTCAAAAAATTGAGCTAAAAGCAAAAGAAGCAGGTATCAGCCCTAAGGAGTACGTTGATAACTTTGCTGAAGAAATAAAGCGTATCTGTGATTTAATGAATACAACATATGATAAATTTATACGTACCACCGATGAATATCACGAAAAGCAGGTTCAGAAAATTTTCAAGAAGCTATATGAGCAAGGAGATATATATAAAGGACACTATGAAGGAATGTATTGTACTCCCTGTGAAGCATTTTTTACACCTTCACAGTTAGTTGATGGCAAGTGTCCTGACTGTGGAAGGGAATGTCATCCTGCAAAAGAAGAGGCATACTTCCTAAAACTAAGTAAATATGCGGATCGTTTAATTCAGCATATAAATGAGCATCCTGAATTTATTCAGCCTGAGTCCAGAAAAAATGAAATGATGAACAACTTTTTACTGCCGGGACTTCAGGACTTATGTGTTTCAAGAACCTCATTCAAATGGGGAATTCCTGTGGACTTTGATGACAAGCATGTTGTATATGTGTGGCTTGATGCACTGAGCAACTATATTACAGGCTTGGGCTTTGACGTTGACGGAAATAATGATGAATTATTTAATAAATACTGGCCTGCTGATTTGCACCTGATAGGTAAGGATATTCTAAGATTCCATACAATCTATTGGCCTATTATGCTTATGGCTATGGATATTCCCCTTCCAAAGCAGGTGTTTGGTCATCCATGGTTGCTCATGGGTAGTGGCAAGATGAGTAAGTCAAAGGGAAATGTAATTTACGCCGATGAGCTTGTTGACATTTTCGGAGTAGATGCAGTCAGATACTATGTTCTCCATGAAATGCCCTTTGATAATGATGGCATAATTTCTTGGGATTTGGTTACTGAACGTATAAATTCAGACTTGGCCAATGTGCTGGGAAATCTTGTAAACCGCGTAATCGCTATGAGTAACAAGTATTTTTCAGGTGTTGTAAATAACTCAAATGTGAGGGAAGAAATAGACAATGAACTTATTGAATTAACCCTGAAAACACCTGAAATAGTAGTTGAAAAAATGGACAAGCTGAGAGTGGCAGATGCCCTTTCAGAGATATTTTCATTATTTAAACGCTGTAATAAATACATTGATGAAACAATGCCTTGGATACTTGCAAAGGATGAGGACAAAAAGCCAAGGCTGGAAACAGTTTTGTATAATCTGGTAGAAAGCATTGCAACTGGAGCAAGCTTATTGGAAGCATTTATGCCTGAGACCGCACAAAAAATAGTTGCCCAATTAAATACAAGTATCAGGCCTTTAGAGGATATGAAGGTTTTCGGACAATATAAATCAGGAACAAAGGTTACTGAAAACCCCGAAATCCTATTTTTAAGATTGGATATAAAAGATATACTGGAAAAAGTAGGACAGAAGGAAGAACCTGAAACTACTCCTGCACCTGTTGCAGATGATAAAAATGAAAATATCATAGAAATTGAGCCCAAAGAAGAAATCACATATGATGATTTTACAAAAATGCAATTCCAGATAGGAGAAATAGTGGAATGTGCAGAAGTTCCAAAATCAAAAAAATTATTGTGCTCACAAGTAAAAATAGGTGGACAGATAAGGCAGATAGTTTCGGGTATAAAGAAACATTATACGCCGGAACAGATGGTTGGTAAAAAGGTAATGGTACTAGTAAATCTCAAGCCTGTTAAACTGGCGGGAGTTCTGTCGGAGGGTATGTTACTATGTGCCGAGGACGAAAATGGAGAACTTGCACTTATGGTACCTGAAAAGCCAATGCCGTCAGGTGCGGAAATAAGATAA
- the rfbB gene encoding dTDP-glucose 4,6-dehydratase: MKTYLITGGAGFIGSNYIRYMLKSHKDIYIINVDKLTYAGNLDNLTGALINDTNYKFYCCDICDKEKIERIFSKHKIDYVINFAAESHVDRSMTNTKEFIETNITGTVNLMDIAKKAWAIGDNEYITGVKFLQISTDEVYGPCTESCSEESPLNPHNPYSCSKAAAEFYVKCYWDAYRLPVNITRSSNNYGPYQYPEKLIPVIIHKTMENLKLPVYGDGMQLRDWIYVEDNCRAIDLVLHKGEPGEVYNIATEKRYHNRFVVDKIISYIKGEVREDMIQHVQDRKASDLYYSISTKKIREKLGWNPSVDFDKGLYKTVQWYLDNREWLHKVLKSRSLGKE, translated from the coding sequence ATGAAAACTTATTTAATAACCGGCGGGGCGGGATTCATAGGTTCTAATTATATAAGATATATGTTAAAAAGTCATAAAGACATTTATATAATCAATGTTGACAAGCTCACTTATGCAGGAAACCTGGACAATTTAACGGGAGCCTTAATTAACGACACAAACTATAAGTTTTATTGCTGTGATATTTGCGATAAAGAGAAGATAGAAAGGATATTTAGTAAACATAAAATTGACTATGTAATCAATTTTGCTGCGGAGAGTCATGTGGACCGCTCAATGACCAATACAAAGGAATTTATTGAAACTAATATAACGGGAACTGTTAACTTGATGGATATTGCCAAGAAGGCATGGGCAATCGGAGATAACGAATACATTACGGGTGTAAAGTTCCTGCAAATATCCACAGATGAAGTGTATGGCCCCTGTACTGAAAGTTGTTCTGAAGAATCTCCTTTGAACCCACATAATCCATATTCTTGCAGCAAGGCTGCTGCTGAATTTTATGTAAAATGCTATTGGGACGCATACAGGCTTCCTGTAAATATTACTCGAAGCTCAAATAATTACGGTCCGTATCAATACCCGGAGAAGCTGATTCCGGTGATAATACATAAAACCATGGAGAACCTTAAACTTCCAGTGTATGGTGATGGAATGCAGTTGAGGGACTGGATATACGTTGAGGACAATTGCAGGGCAATAGACTTGGTTTTGCATAAGGGTGAACCCGGCGAAGTTTACAATATAGCTACAGAGAAAAGATATCATAACCGTTTTGTAGTAGATAAGATTATATCTTATATAAAAGGCGAAGTTCGAGAAGATATGATTCAACACGTACAGGACAGGAAGGCATCAGACCTGTATTACAGCATCAGTACTAAAAAAATCCGGGAGAAATTGGGGTGGAATCCATCAGTTGATTTTGATAAAGGACTTTATAAAACCGTACAGTGGTATCTGGATAATAGAGAATGGTTGCATAAAGTCCTTAAAAGTAGAAGTTTGGGGAAAGAATAA
- a CDS encoding MBL fold metallo-hydrolase, which produces MKIKWFGHSCFLITSDNGTRILTDPFDETVGYSLPHTEAEIVTVSHNHFDHANVGVVKGDFKHIKDAGNFTHGDIGIKGISTFHDELSGTKRGTNIVFVYSIDGMSICHLGDLGHALSQEQLKEIGKVDVLLIPIGGVYTIDGDTAIEVIKSINPRISIPMHYKTKHLSFELAELQSFMEKMDGKKYPSNEITINEDNLSEYPKVVALDYI; this is translated from the coding sequence ATGAAGATTAAATGGTTTGGACATTCGTGTTTTCTTATAACTTCGGATAATGGAACAAGGATACTGACAGACCCTTTTGATGAAACGGTGGGTTATTCTCTTCCACATACAGAGGCAGAGATTGTGACAGTAAGCCATAATCATTTTGACCATGCTAATGTTGGGGTTGTGAAGGGTGATTTTAAGCATATAAAGGATGCAGGCAATTTTACCCACGGAGATATAGGTATAAAAGGAATATCAACTTTTCATGATGAATTGAGTGGTACAAAAAGGGGGACAAATATAGTATTCGTTTATTCCATTGATGGCATGAGTATTTGTCATTTAGGGGATTTGGGACATGCTTTATCTCAAGAGCAGCTTAAGGAAATCGGAAAGGTAGATGTGCTTCTCATTCCCATAGGCGGTGTATACACAATCGATGGAGATACGGCAATAGAGGTTATTAAATCAATTAATCCTAGAATTTCAATTCCTATGCACTATAAGACAAAACATCTGTCCTTTGAATTGGCAGAATTGCAAAGTTTTATGGAAAAAATGGATGGTAAAAAGTACCCTAGTAACGAGATTACAATAAATGAAGATAATCTATCAGAATATCCGAAGGTTGTGGCACTGGATTATATATAG
- a CDS encoding cellulase family glycosylhydrolase translates to MKKTAFLLCFLMIFTALLPMQNANAYDASLIPNLQIPQKNIPNNDAMNFIKKLRLGWNLGNTFDAFNGTNITNELDYEISWSGIRTTKQMIDTLKQKGFNTIRIPVSWHPHVSGSDYKISDVWMNRVQEVVNYCIDNKMYVILNTHHDVDKTKGYFPSSQYLTSSRKYITSVWAQIAARFANYDEHLIFEGMNEPRLVGHANEWWPELSSSDVIDSINCINQLNQDFVNTVRAAGGKNTSRYLMCPGYVASPDGATNDYFRIPNDSVNNKIIISVHAYCPWNFAGLAMAEGGTNAWNINDSKDQSEVTWFMDNIYNKYTSRGIPVIIGECGAVDKNNLKTRVEYMSYYVAQAKSRGILCVLWDNNNFSGTGELFGYFDRRNCQFRFPEIIDGMLKYAFEPQYEPDPDPVIVYGDYNNDGNVDALDFAGLKKYIMTADHAYVKNLDVNLDNEVNAFDLAILKKFLLGMINKLPSN, encoded by the coding sequence ATGAAAAAAACAGCTTTTTTATTGTGTTTTCTAATGATTTTTACAGCATTATTGCCAATGCAAAATGCTAATGCGTATGATGCTTCACTTATTCCGAATCTTCAGATTCCACAAAAGAACATTCCCAATAATGATGCTATGAATTTTATAAAGAAATTAAGACTTGGATGGAATTTGGGTAATACATTTGATGCTTTTAACGGCACAAATATTACTAATGAATTGGATTATGAAATATCATGGAGTGGAATTAGAACAACTAAGCAGATGATTGATACGTTAAAGCAAAAAGGATTTAATACTATTCGTATTCCTGTATCCTGGCATCCACATGTAAGTGGTTCAGATTACAAAATAAGTGATGTGTGGATGAATCGTGTTCAAGAAGTAGTAAATTACTGTATAGACAATAAAATGTATGTTATTTTAAACACACATCATGATGTTGACAAAACAAAAGGCTATTTCCCAAGCAGTCAATATTTGACAAGCTCAAGGAAATATATAACTAGTGTCTGGGCGCAGATTGCTGCTAGGTTTGCAAACTATGATGAGCACCTTATTTTTGAAGGAATGAACGAGCCTCGTCTTGTAGGACATGCTAATGAATGGTGGCCTGAGCTATCAAGTTCAGACGTAATTGATTCTATTAATTGCATAAATCAACTCAATCAGGATTTTGTTAATACAGTACGTGCAGCAGGTGGCAAAAATACAAGCAGATATCTTATGTGCCCTGGATATGTTGCATCTCCTGACGGAGCAACAAACGATTACTTCAGAATACCAAATGATTCAGTTAATAATAAAATAATCATATCCGTACATGCATATTGCCCATGGAATTTTGCAGGATTGGCAATGGCTGAGGGAGGTACAAATGCTTGGAATATAAATGATTCAAAAGATCAAAGCGAAGTTACTTGGTTTATGGATAATATTTATAATAAGTATACAAGCAGAGGTATTCCTGTAATAATCGGTGAATGCGGAGCAGTAGATAAGAATAATCTGAAGACAAGAGTAGAATATATGTCTTACTATGTTGCACAAGCTAAATCACGCGGTATATTATGCGTATTGTGGGATAACAATAATTTCTCTGGTACTGGTGAACTATTTGGTTACTTTGATAGAAGAAACTGCCAGTTTAGATTCCCTGAAATTATAGATGGAATGTTAAAATATGCTTTCGAACCACAATATGAGCCTGATCCAGATCCAGTAATTGTATATGGAGATTACAATAACGATGGAAACGTTGATGCACTTGATTTTGCAGGTTTGAAAAAATATATTATGACTGCTGACCATGCCTATGTTAAAAATTTGGATGTTAATCTCGATAATGAAGTAAATGCTTTTGACCTTGCAATTTTGAAGAAGTTTCTACTTGGTATGATAAATAAGCTTCCAAGCAACTAA
- a CDS encoding nucleotide sugar dehydrogenase translates to MSLYENILSRKEKIAVIGLGYVGLPLAIAFSKRASVLGYDINSEKIDLYKNGIDVTKEVGDNVLKNSTVEFTSDEARLKEAGFLIISVPTPVKSDHTPNLNPVELASRIVGRNLHKGAIVVYESTVYPGVTEEICVPILEKESGMKCGEDFKVGYSPERINPGDKQHRLENIIKVVSGIDDDALDTIAKVYAMVIKAGVYPADSIKVAEAAKVIENSQRDINIAFMNEISMVFNKMNINTKSVLEAAGTKWNFLMFTPGLVGGHCIGVDPYYFTYRAEQLGYHSQIILSGRRINDIMGKYIVENLLKNMIAADLSVKNSKVAILGFTFKENCPDTRNTRVIDIVKSLREYGIVPVVSDSEADALEAKREYGIDLIPIEDIKDMDAVVLAVSHNSFLKLSKADFDKMFKTDRKENKVIIDVKSVLNKDEFAKPEYIYWSL, encoded by the coding sequence ATGAGTTTATACGAAAATATATTAAGTCGAAAAGAAAAAATAGCGGTGATAGGCCTCGGTTATGTTGGATTACCTCTTGCTATCGCCTTTTCAAAAAGAGCCTCTGTGTTAGGTTACGACATAAATAGTGAAAAAATTGATTTGTATAAAAATGGCATAGATGTAACTAAGGAAGTAGGAGACAATGTATTAAAAAATTCTACCGTGGAATTTACGTCAGATGAAGCACGGCTTAAAGAAGCAGGATTTTTGATTATCTCAGTACCTACACCTGTAAAATCAGACCATACCCCAAATCTGAATCCTGTAGAATTGGCAAGCCGAATTGTGGGCAGAAACCTTCACAAAGGGGCAATTGTTGTATATGAGTCTACTGTCTATCCCGGCGTTACTGAAGAAATCTGCGTACCTATACTGGAAAAGGAATCGGGCATGAAATGCGGAGAAGACTTTAAGGTAGGCTATTCTCCAGAAAGAATAAATCCCGGTGATAAGCAGCACAGACTTGAAAATATTATAAAAGTTGTATCAGGTATTGATGACGATGCACTTGATACAATAGCAAAAGTCTATGCAATGGTCATAAAAGCAGGAGTATATCCTGCTGACTCAATTAAAGTCGCAGAGGCAGCAAAAGTTATAGAAAACTCCCAGCGTGATATTAATATTGCATTTATGAACGAAATATCAATGGTTTTTAATAAAATGAATATTAATACAAAGTCGGTACTTGAAGCAGCTGGGACAAAGTGGAATTTTCTAATGTTTACCCCTGGATTGGTTGGAGGACACTGTATCGGTGTTGATCCCTATTATTTTACCTATAGGGCGGAGCAATTGGGTTATCATTCTCAAATTATTCTTTCAGGCAGAAGAATTAACGATATTATGGGAAAATACATTGTTGAAAATCTTTTAAAAAACATGATTGCAGCTGATTTATCAGTTAAAAATTCCAAAGTTGCAATACTTGGCTTTACTTTTAAAGAAAATTGTCCTGACACCCGCAATACAAGGGTTATAGACATTGTGAAAAGCCTCCGTGAATATGGTATTGTACCCGTTGTTTCTGATTCGGAAGCAGATGCTTTAGAAGCAAAGCGGGAATATGGTATTGATTTGATACCTATTGAAGATATCAAAGATATGGATGCGGTAGTATTAGCCGTTAGCCATAATTCCTTTTTAAAGCTGTCTAAAGCAGACTTTGATAAGATGTTTAAAACTGATAGAAAGGAAAACAAAGTTATCATTGATGTAAAAAGTGTTTTAAACAAAGATGAATTTGCTAAACCTGAGTACATTTATTGGAGTCTGTAA
- a CDS encoding GyrI-like domain-containing protein → MVESGKEFIMENVLSLRKKMTQRQLDQEMEKIGEFLQSNGATQAGPIVTVTFSIETKNEEPLLDMEILVPMDKELELSGDYVFKPLFKVTNAVYARHKGNPAKLQNTYNEMLSFIQENNLQQITVGYNVLINEPMPGLTLDDMIIDVYIGINPNIL, encoded by the coding sequence ATGGTGGAATCAGGTAAAGAATTTATAATGGAAAATGTGTTGTCTCTTAGAAAAAAGATGACTCAGAGACAATTAGACCAGGAAATGGAGAAAATAGGAGAATTTCTTCAAAGTAATGGTGCAACTCAAGCCGGACCCATAGTTACGGTAACTTTTTCAATTGAAACAAAAAATGAAGAACCTTTATTGGACATGGAGATACTTGTACCTATGGATAAGGAGTTAGAATTGTCGGGTGACTATGTATTTAAGCCTTTGTTTAAGGTAACAAATGCAGTTTATGCAAGGCACAAAGGCAATCCGGCAAAGTTACAGAACACATATAATGAAATGCTTTCATTCATTCAGGAAAATAATTTGCAGCAGATAACAGTTGGGTATAACGTTCTTATCAATGAGCCTATGCCCGGACTGACTCTCGATGATATGATTATCGACGTATACATAGGAATAAATCCAAATATTCTTTAA
- a CDS encoding dockerin type I repeat-containing protein — protein sequence MYCLRKTKVFFSMILVLTLLIACCTFPAAAQEDGLVIGDANGDGKVNLVDLTLLNRYISGTINTFPYYMADYTMDVNNDGYINKQDADLLYSFLSGSLASLPAADIIKNMPQTVFQWGYVNGAWIYTNLKVTIDKQGNVYANGTIAPKVNPSTIKVPKIELEAMYMDLYLASEGVITKPMPGGCDMGLSTYSGNIIKNGNIQNVFLMQHGDIEQENLSPFTQTLVDWLDGYVNMLY from the coding sequence ATGTATTGTTTAAGAAAAACTAAAGTGTTTTTTTCTATGATTCTGGTACTTACTTTGTTGATTGCCTGCTGTACATTTCCTGCAGCAGCTCAGGAAGATGGTTTGGTTATTGGTGACGCAAATGGAGATGGAAAAGTCAATTTGGTTGACTTGACTTTGCTGAATCGATACATATCAGGTACCATAAATACGTTTCCATATTATATGGCCGACTATACTATGGATGTTAATAATGACGGATATATTAACAAACAAGATGCTGACCTGCTGTATAGTTTTTTATCAGGCTCACTTGCATCACTACCTGCAGCAGATATAATAAAAAATATGCCCCAAACAGTATTTCAATGGGGATATGTAAATGGTGCATGGATTTATACAAATTTAAAAGTAACTATAGATAAACAAGGAAATGTTTACGCTAATGGAACAATAGCACCAAAGGTAAATCCTTCCACCATAAAAGTACCCAAAATTGAACTTGAGGCAATGTATATGGACTTATACCTAGCGTCAGAAGGCGTAATAACAAAACCTATGCCTGGCGGTTGTGATATGGGGTTAAGTACTTATAGCGGAAATATCATAAAGAATGGGAATATTCAAAATGTATTTTTGATGCAGCACGGCGACATTGAACAGGAAAATCTATCACCGTTCACTCAGACTTTGGTGGATTGGCTTGATGGATATGTAAATATGCTCTACTAA
- a CDS encoding CotH kinase family protein: MKKSRLLILSSLLVLFTVLIPMTNVSAATVYGDLNSDGSVDSIDYSILKGYLFGSITISDPKVADVNGDGNIDAIDLSLMKQYILHIITKFPADNGTTPEDDSPAAKLTGDIVFSVPSCTFSNQISVSLSSKVANAQIRYTTDGSVPTANSPLYSSPLSFTKTTQLRAQSFVNGAASGKMGTAIYVASAINPKHDLPVLILDAYGGGKPDREYKDVAFMLMEPQNNEASLLQTPTVATRAGFHVRGQSSANYEKTPYRLELWDNKNDDAKYSLLGMPGDGDWALLSPFPDKSLIRNALAYEIGAILGLKAPRYRFVEVYLNLDNQPVTSADYQGVYLLTETLEIDKDRVNIKKLKDDDLSEPNITGGYLMQFNMMATNGPLVKGSGWNDLEVKDPDDLLPEQLTWISNYIQKVHNAIHSSNPSDPNTGYPAYIDVDSFVNYIIGNEIAREGDSYMRSTYIYKDRGAKLTAGPLWDYDLAYNCVTGMMGMGTNYVEGWQFQPMFGMSSTCDWYYTLMKDPAFQSKISARWQELRKGPLSDTQIKALVQKLTAPLTNGAKRNFQKWNNLGTSYVGGFSTQTTQTWEEQITILQNFLLQRSAWLDKSGWKPTTNTNPGWPW, translated from the coding sequence ATGAAAAAAAGTCGTTTGCTAATCTTGTCATCATTATTAGTACTCTTCACTGTATTAATACCTATGACAAATGTTAGCGCAGCTACAGTGTATGGGGACCTAAATTCAGATGGTTCAGTAGATTCTATCGACTATTCCATTCTGAAGGGTTATCTTTTCGGCAGTATAACAATAAGTGATCCTAAAGTAGCCGATGTAAATGGAGATGGCAATATAGATGCTATTGATTTATCATTAATGAAACAATATATTCTGCACATTATTACTAAGTTTCCGGCAGATAATGGGACAACTCCCGAAGATGACTCACCTGCAGCCAAATTAACTGGAGACATCGTTTTCTCTGTACCAAGCTGTACCTTCAGCAACCAGATTTCAGTATCATTGAGTTCAAAAGTTGCTAACGCTCAAATCCGTTATACTACTGACGGAAGTGTTCCTACTGCAAATTCTCCGTTGTATAGCTCTCCTTTGTCTTTTACCAAGACAACTCAATTGAGAGCTCAATCCTTTGTAAACGGAGCTGCAAGCGGTAAAATGGGTACTGCAATCTATGTAGCAAGTGCTATAAATCCTAAGCATGACCTGCCTGTATTGATTCTGGACGCCTATGGTGGTGGAAAACCAGATCGTGAATACAAAGACGTTGCTTTTATGCTTATGGAGCCCCAGAACAATGAAGCTTCATTATTACAAACTCCTACAGTTGCCACTCGTGCAGGATTCCACGTACGTGGTCAGTCTTCAGCTAATTACGAAAAGACTCCTTATCGTCTTGAATTGTGGGATAACAAAAATGATGATGCTAAGTATTCCCTTCTAGGTATGCCGGGAGACGGCGACTGGGCCTTACTTTCACCTTTCCCAGATAAATCCCTTATAAGGAATGCTCTTGCATATGAAATAGGAGCCATTCTGGGATTAAAAGCACCAAGGTACAGATTTGTAGAGGTATACCTGAATCTTGATAATCAACCAGTAACCTCCGCAGATTACCAGGGTGTATATCTGTTAACAGAAACACTGGAAATAGATAAGGATCGTGTTAATATCAAAAAACTCAAGGACGATGACCTATCAGAGCCAAATATTACCGGAGGTTACCTAATGCAGTTCAACATGATGGCAACTAACGGCCCATTGGTAAAAGGCTCCGGTTGGAATGATCTTGAGGTAAAAGATCCAGACGATTTGTTGCCTGAACAACTGACATGGATAAGCAATTATATACAAAAGGTACATAATGCTATACACAGCTCTAATCCTTCTGATCCAAACACTGGATACCCTGCTTATATCGACGTTGATTCCTTCGTAAATTACATTATTGGAAATGAGATTGCCCGTGAAGGCGACTCATATATGCGTAGTACTTACATATATAAGGATCGTGGTGCCAAACTGACAGCAGGCCCACTTTGGGATTATGATTTGGCCTACAATTGCGTTACCGGTATGATGGGTATGGGGACAAACTATGTAGAAGGCTGGCAGTTCCAACCAATGTTTGGTATGAGTTCCACATGTGATTGGTATTATACACTTATGAAAGATCCTGCTTTCCAAAGCAAAATCAGTGCACGCTGGCAGGAATTGCGTAAAGGACCTCTTTCTGATACACAGATAAAAGCACTGGTTCAAAAACTGACAGCACCATTAACAAACGGCGCTAAACGTAATTTCCAGAAATGGAATAACCTAGGAACTTCCTATGTAGGCGGTTTCAGTACACAAACAACACAAACCTGGGAAGAGCAAATAACAATTTTACAAAACTTCTTGCTCCAAAGGTCTGCCTGGTTGGATAAATCCGGATGGAAACCAACTACAAACACTAATCCTGGATGGCCATGGTAA
- a CDS encoding DUF2793 domain-containing protein yields the protein MKGLDWQDSVKSLNVKTVPVNPQINDRYIISAEAEGVFSGKEGQIADWNGFSWDFYVPSTGWAVYVEDQNKNYTYNLSNQWVVTGGANQTVEAGKGLVGGGALNTITIDVGAGNGVEISESNQNFYICLLLY from the coding sequence ATAAAGGGTCTAGACTGGCAGGATAGTGTCAAATCATTAAATGTAAAGACAGTACCTGTCAATCCACAAATCAATGACAGATATATTATTTCTGCTGAAGCAGAAGGGGTATTTAGCGGAAAAGAAGGACAGATTGCTGATTGGAACGGCTTTTCTTGGGATTTTTATGTACCTTCAACAGGTTGGGCTGTATATGTAGAAGATCAGAACAAGAATTATACATATAATTTGTCAAACCAATGGGTTGTAACCGGAGGTGCAAATCAGACAGTCGAGGCAGGAAAAGGTCTTGTTGGAGGAGGCGCACTAAATACTATTACCATTGATGTGGGTGCCGGAAACGGTGTGGAAATAAGTGAAAGTAATCAAAATTTTTACATTTGCTTACTTTTATATTAA